Proteins from a single region of Streptomyces vinaceus:
- the pknB gene encoding Stk1 family PASTA domain-containing Ser/Thr kinase, with protein MEEPRRLGGRYELSHVLGRGGMAEVYLAHDTRLGRTVAVKTLRADLARDPSFQARFRREAQSAASLNHPAIVAVYDTGEDYVDNISIPYIVMEYVDGSTLRELLHSGRKLLPERTLEMTIGILQALEYSHRAGIVHRDIKPANVMLTRTGQVKVMDFGIARAMGDSGMTMTQTAAVIGTAQYLSPEQAKGEQVDARSDLYSAGCLLYELLSVRPPFIGDSPVAVAYQHVREEPQPPSNFDPEITPEMDAIVLKALVKDPDYRYQSADEMRADIEACLDGQPVAAAAAMGAPGYGYPDQGHAYGHQGYDQPTTALRTADAGQTSMLPPMPPGDGGYPGQGQGGYDQNGHGRRQQKKSKASTILLVTAGILVLVGAILIGRSVFGGGADNRPNVPKFIGETLEAAQKAGDNVGLKVEKEADEPCDNQPKGNICSQNPAPDTKADKGSTVKVKVSSGAPNLPVPNVVNLKFEDAEKALKEKGFAVDKKTQESDRPAGTVLDQDPKSGTAQKGSTVTLTVAKEQAKAEMPDLLGKTREAAIKALNDAKLKLGSQTEVDSPGAQPKTVVQQQYQAGEQLAVGTTVNIQIAKAAQQTQVPQLLGKTVAQAKADLATRGLNLQVIGGPTDDKAVIVQSDPPAGTPVEAGRVINVTTLAGQQDGGNGNNGGNGWFGGLTGGRN; from the coding sequence ATGGAAGAGCCGCGTCGCCTCGGCGGCCGGTACGAGCTGAGCCACGTGCTCGGCCGCGGTGGCATGGCCGAGGTCTACCTCGCCCACGACACCCGGCTCGGCCGTACCGTCGCCGTCAAGACCCTGCGCGCCGACCTCGCCCGCGACCCGTCCTTCCAGGCCCGGTTCCGTCGCGAGGCCCAGTCGGCCGCGTCGCTCAACCACCCGGCGATCGTCGCGGTCTACGACACCGGCGAGGACTACGTCGACAACATCTCCATCCCGTACATCGTGATGGAGTACGTCGACGGCTCCACCCTGCGCGAGCTCCTGCACTCCGGCCGCAAGCTGCTGCCCGAGCGCACCCTGGAAATGACCATCGGCATCCTCCAGGCACTCGAATACTCGCACCGCGCCGGCATCGTGCACCGTGACATCAAGCCCGCCAACGTGATGCTCACCCGCACCGGCCAGGTCAAGGTCATGGACTTCGGCATCGCCCGGGCCATGGGCGACTCCGGCATGACCATGACGCAGACCGCGGCCGTCATCGGCACCGCCCAGTACCTCTCCCCGGAGCAGGCCAAGGGCGAGCAGGTCGACGCGCGCTCCGACCTGTACTCCGCCGGCTGCCTGCTGTACGAACTCCTCAGCGTCCGGCCGCCGTTCATCGGCGACTCGCCGGTCGCCGTCGCGTACCAGCACGTACGGGAAGAACCGCAGCCGCCGTCGAACTTCGACCCCGAGATCACGCCCGAGATGGACGCGATCGTCCTCAAGGCGCTGGTCAAGGACCCCGACTACCGCTACCAGTCCGCCGACGAGATGCGCGCCGACATCGAGGCCTGCCTCGACGGCCAGCCCGTCGCGGCCGCGGCGGCCATGGGGGCGCCCGGCTACGGCTACCCCGACCAGGGGCACGCCTACGGACACCAGGGCTACGACCAGCCCACCACCGCCCTGCGCACGGCCGACGCCGGCCAGACCTCGATGCTCCCGCCGATGCCCCCGGGCGACGGCGGTTACCCGGGCCAGGGCCAGGGCGGCTACGACCAGAACGGCCACGGCCGCCGCCAGCAGAAGAAGAGCAAGGCCTCGACGATCCTGCTGGTCACGGCCGGCATCCTCGTCCTGGTCGGCGCGATCCTGATCGGGCGCTCCGTCTTCGGCGGCGGCGCCGACAACCGGCCCAACGTGCCCAAGTTCATCGGCGAGACCCTGGAGGCGGCCCAGAAGGCGGGCGACAACGTCGGCCTCAAGGTCGAGAAGGAAGCCGACGAGCCCTGCGACAACCAGCCCAAGGGCAACATCTGCTCGCAGAACCCGGCACCGGACACCAAGGCCGACAAGGGCTCCACGGTCAAGGTCAAGGTCTCCTCGGGCGCACCGAACCTGCCGGTGCCCAACGTCGTCAACCTGAAGTTCGAGGACGCGGAGAAGGCGCTCAAGGAGAAGGGCTTCGCGGTCGACAAGAAGACCCAGGAGTCCGACCGGCCCGCCGGCACCGTCCTGGACCAGGACCCCAAGAGCGGCACGGCCCAGAAGGGCTCGACCGTCACGCTGACCGTCGCCAAGGAACAGGCGAAGGCCGAGATGCCGGACCTCCTCGGGAAGACCAGGGAGGCGGCGATCAAGGCGCTGAACGACGCCAAGCTGAAGCTCGGCAGCCAGACGGAGGTCGACTCCCCGGGCGCCCAGCCGAAGACGGTCGTCCAGCAGCAGTACCAGGCGGGTGAGCAGCTCGCGGTGGGCACGACGGTCAACATCCAGATCGCCAAGGCCGCGCAGCAGACCCAGGTCCCGCAGCTGCTGGGCAAGACGGTCGCGCAGGCCAAGGCGGACCTCGCCACCCGCGGCCTGAACCTCCAGGTCATCGGCGGCCCGACGGACGACAAGGCGGTCATCGTGCAGAGCGATCCCCCGGCGGGCACCCCCGTCGAAGCGGGCCGCGTCATCAACGTCACGACGCTGGCCGGCCAGCAGGACGGCGGCAACGGCAACAACGGCGGCAACGGCTGGTTCGGCGGCCTCACGGGCGGCCGGAACTAG
- a CDS encoding class E sortase, with product MSRAASPSPPPSRSVLAGFLSLLGEFLITVGLVLGLFVVYSLWWTNVLADRQAAARGNEIRQQWQTAPGANGAAAPGALDTQDGIGFLHVPAMKNGEVLVKKGTAPDVLDDGVAGYYTDPVKAALPWEASGNFALAAHRDGHGAKFHDIDKVKNGDAVVFETRDTWYVYKVFAELRQTSKYNVDVISAVPKESGRTAPGRFITLTTCTPVYTSKFRYIVWGELVRTEKVDAQRTPPAELR from the coding sequence GTGTCACGTGCCGCGTCGCCGTCGCCGCCGCCGAGCCGCAGTGTGCTCGCCGGGTTCCTGAGCCTGCTGGGCGAGTTCCTGATCACGGTGGGCCTCGTCCTCGGCCTGTTCGTCGTGTACTCGCTGTGGTGGACGAACGTGCTCGCGGACCGGCAGGCGGCGGCGCGCGGCAACGAGATCCGCCAGCAGTGGCAGACCGCGCCGGGCGCGAACGGGGCCGCGGCGCCGGGGGCGCTCGACACCCAGGACGGCATCGGCTTCCTGCACGTCCCGGCGATGAAGAACGGCGAGGTCCTGGTCAAGAAGGGCACGGCGCCGGACGTCCTCGACGACGGCGTGGCCGGGTACTACACGGACCCGGTGAAGGCGGCCCTGCCGTGGGAGGCCTCGGGGAACTTCGCCCTGGCGGCGCACCGGGACGGGCACGGCGCGAAGTTCCACGACATCGACAAGGTGAAGAACGGCGACGCGGTCGTCTTCGAGACGCGGGACACCTGGTACGTGTACAAGGTCTTCGCGGAGCTGCGCCAGACGTCGAAGTACAACGTGGACGTGATCTCGGCGGTCCCCAAGGAATCGGGCCGGACGGCGCCGGGCCGCTTCATCACGCTGACGACCTGCACGCCGGTGTACACGTCGAAGTTCCGGTACATCGTGTGGGGCGAACTGGTGCGTACGGAGAAGGTCGACGCGCAGCGCACGCCCCCGGCCGAGCTGCGCTGA
- a CDS encoding aminodeoxychorismate/anthranilate synthase component II — MSARILVVDNYDSFVFNLVQYLYQLGAECEVLRNDEVELAHAQDGFDGVLLSPGPGTPEQAGVCVDMVRHCADTGVPVFGVCLGMQSMAVAYGGVVGRAPELLHGKTSPVVHEGLGVFTGLPSPFTATRYHSLAAEPQTLPDVLEVTARTEDGIIMGLRHREHDVEGVQFHPESVLTEWGHRMLANWLVRCGDAGAVERSVGLAPVVGKAVA; from the coding sequence GTGAGCGCGCGCATTCTGGTTGTCGACAACTACGACAGCTTTGTCTTCAACCTGGTCCAGTACCTGTACCAGCTCGGCGCGGAGTGCGAGGTGCTGCGCAACGACGAGGTCGAACTCGCCCACGCGCAGGACGGCTTCGACGGCGTGCTGCTGTCGCCCGGACCGGGCACGCCGGAGCAGGCGGGCGTCTGCGTCGACATGGTCCGCCACTGCGCCGACACCGGCGTCCCGGTCTTCGGCGTGTGCCTCGGCATGCAGTCCATGGCCGTGGCGTACGGCGGGGTCGTGGGCCGGGCCCCCGAACTGCTGCACGGGAAGACCTCGCCGGTGGTGCACGAGGGCCTCGGCGTCTTCACGGGGCTGCCCTCGCCCTTCACGGCGACCCGCTACCACTCGCTCGCGGCCGAGCCGCAGACCCTGCCGGACGTGCTGGAAGTCACCGCGCGCACCGAGGACGGGATCATCATGGGGCTGCGGCACCGGGAGCACGACGTCGAGGGCGTGCAGTTCCACCCCGAGTCGGTGCTGACCGAGTGGGGCCACCGGATGCTCGCGAACTGGCTGGTGCGCTGCGGGGACGCGGGGGCCGTCGAGCGCTCGGTGGGGCTGGCCCCGGTGGTGGGCAAGGCCGTCGCGTGA
- a CDS encoding class E sortase, producing MRSRWNPPPRAVRRDVVLRLVVRTVSEVCLTAGTLIVLFVAYVLLWTGVKADRAMDGEMARMRDGWAAAPAAAAPATPSPAPSATPSAAPAASPQPAPPARDQAAYPAGRAFAEMYIPRFGPDWNKPVLEGTGTELLKKGLGHYAGTAPLGGTGNFSVAGHRRTYGDPFKDFPELRPGDAVILKDASTWYTYTVRSEPLRTLPTDVGVVDPVPRRSPFTGPGRYLTLTTCDPEWGHSHRLVVWAELTQTRTAAQGRPEGLRS from the coding sequence ATGCGAAGCCGCTGGAATCCGCCTCCGCGAGCAGTACGCCGTGACGTCGTACTGCGCCTGGTGGTGCGGACGGTCAGCGAGGTCTGCCTGACGGCGGGCACGCTGATCGTGCTGTTCGTGGCGTACGTCCTGCTGTGGACCGGGGTCAAGGCCGACCGGGCCATGGACGGGGAGATGGCCCGGATGCGGGACGGCTGGGCCGCGGCGCCGGCCGCCGCGGCGCCCGCCACCCCCTCCCCGGCCCCGTCGGCGACCCCCTCCGCCGCCCCCGCGGCGTCGCCGCAGCCCGCGCCCCCGGCGCGGGACCAGGCCGCCTACCCGGCCGGCCGGGCCTTCGCCGAGATGTACATCCCGCGCTTCGGGCCGGACTGGAACAAGCCGGTCCTGGAGGGCACCGGCACGGAGCTGCTGAAGAAGGGCCTCGGCCACTACGCGGGCACCGCGCCCCTCGGCGGCACCGGGAACTTCTCGGTCGCGGGCCACCGGCGGACGTACGGCGACCCCTTCAAGGACTTCCCCGAGCTGCGCCCGGGCGACGCCGTGATCCTCAAGGACGCGAGCACCTGGTACACGTACACGGTCCGCAGCGAGCCGCTGCGCACCCTGCCCACCGACGTCGGGGTGGTCGACCCGGTGCCCCGCCGTTCTCCCTTCACCGGCCCGGGGCGGTACCTGACCCTCACGACCTGCGATCCGGAGTGGGGCCACAGCCACCGGCTGGTCGTCTGGGCGGAGCTGACGCAGACCCGCACGGCCGCCCAGGGCCGCCCGGAGGGTTTGCGGAGCTGA
- a CDS encoding DUF881 domain-containing protein, protein MSNSDDSSAGPRRRARPVRLLTAAVFALAGLIFVTSFNTSKGTNIRTDASLLKLSDLIHERSQNNALLEQSTAAVRDRVDTLAERDDGSTKAEDAKLAALRIASGTEALSGKGLTVTLNDAPPNAAARIPNVPEPQPNDLVIHQQDLQAVVNALWQGGAQGIQVMDQRLIATSAVRCVGNTLILQGRVYSPPYKVTAVGDPAALRKALAASPALQNYQQYVTAYGLGWKVDEHKELTLPGYSGTVDLHYAKPLESASASSTP, encoded by the coding sequence TTGAGCAATTCCGACGACTCCTCCGCGGGTCCCCGTCGCCGGGCCAGGCCGGTCCGGCTGCTGACGGCCGCCGTTTTCGCCCTGGCCGGTCTCATCTTCGTCACCAGTTTCAACACGTCCAAGGGTACGAACATCCGGACGGACGCCTCGCTCCTCAAGCTCTCGGACCTCATCCACGAGCGCAGCCAGAACAACGCGCTGCTCGAACAGAGCACCGCCGCCGTCCGCGACCGGGTGGACACCCTCGCCGAGCGCGACGACGGCAGCACCAAGGCCGAGGACGCCAAGCTCGCCGCCCTGCGCATCGCCTCCGGCACCGAGGCGCTGTCCGGCAAGGGCCTCACCGTCACCCTGAACGACGCCCCGCCGAACGCCGCCGCCCGCATTCCCAACGTGCCGGAGCCGCAGCCCAACGACCTGGTGATCCACCAGCAGGATCTCCAGGCCGTGGTGAACGCCCTGTGGCAGGGCGGCGCCCAGGGCATCCAGGTCATGGACCAGCGGCTGATCGCCACCAGCGCGGTGCGCTGCGTGGGCAACACGCTGATCCTCCAGGGGCGCGTCTACTCGCCCCCGTACAAGGTGACGGCGGTCGGGGACCCGGCCGCGCTGCGCAAGGCGCTCGCCGCCTCCCCGGCCCTGCAGAACTACCAGCAGTACGTGACGGCGTACGGGCTCGGCTGGAAAGTGGACGAGCACAAGGAGCTGACACTCCCCGGCTACTCCGGCACAGTGGACCTCCACTATGCGAAGCCGCTGGAATCCGCCTCCGCGAGCAGTACGCCGTGA
- the crgA gene encoding cell division protein CrgA: MPKSRIRKKDDYTPPPAKQAQTIRLTNRSWVAPVMLAFFLIGLAWIVVFYVTETQLPIEALGNWNIVVGFGFIAAGFGVSTQWK, from the coding sequence GTGCCGAAGTCACGTATCCGCAAGAAGGACGACTACACGCCGCCGCCGGCGAAGCAGGCGCAGACGATCAGGCTGACCAACCGCAGCTGGGTCGCCCCGGTCATGCTGGCGTTCTTCCTGATCGGTCTCGCGTGGATCGTCGTCTTCTACGTGACAGAGACCCAGCTGCCGATCGAGGCGCTGGGCAACTGGAACATCGTGGTCGGATTCGGCTTCATCGCGGCGGGATTCGGCGTGTCCACGCAGTGGAAGTAG
- a CDS encoding rhomboid family intramembrane serine protease: MDTDRLPGCYRHPDRDTGIRCARCERPICPECMISASVGFQCPDCVRDGSGTGHAPAANVPRTVAGGVVSADPHLVTKVLIGINAAVFLVGLLAPAVVVQLELLGRYVEYFGGPVEGISTGQYYRLLSSVFLHVEWWHIGGNMLALWVIGGPLEAALGRVRYLAVYLLSGLGGSALVYLLTAPNTPTLGASGAIFGLLGATVVLVRRLRYEMRPVITMVVLMLVLTFVPFGGSLSVSWQAHIGGLVTGLLVGLGMVGPAAGRTRTLIQWGTCAAAFLLAAAVVLIRTAELT, encoded by the coding sequence ATGGACACCGACCGTCTGCCGGGCTGCTACCGCCACCCGGACCGCGACACGGGGATCCGCTGCGCGCGCTGCGAGCGCCCCATCTGCCCCGAGTGCATGATCAGCGCCTCGGTCGGCTTCCAGTGCCCCGACTGCGTCCGCGACGGCTCCGGTACGGGGCACGCCCCCGCGGCGAACGTGCCGCGCACCGTCGCGGGCGGGGTGGTCTCCGCCGATCCGCACCTCGTCACCAAGGTCCTGATCGGGATCAACGCCGCGGTGTTCCTGGTGGGCCTGCTCGCGCCGGCGGTCGTCGTCCAGCTGGAGCTGCTGGGGCGGTACGTCGAGTACTTCGGCGGCCCGGTGGAAGGGATTTCCACCGGCCAGTACTACCGGCTGCTGAGCTCGGTGTTCCTGCACGTGGAGTGGTGGCACATCGGGGGCAACATGCTGGCCCTGTGGGTGATCGGCGGCCCGCTGGAGGCGGCTCTGGGCCGGGTCCGCTACCTCGCCGTGTACCTGCTGTCGGGGCTGGGCGGAAGCGCCCTCGTCTACCTGCTGACCGCGCCGAACACGCCGACCCTCGGCGCCTCCGGCGCGATCTTCGGCCTGCTCGGCGCGACCGTGGTGCTGGTGCGCCGCCTGCGCTACGAGATGCGGCCGGTCATCACCATGGTCGTGCTCATGCTGGTGCTGACCTTCGTACCCTTCGGCGGCAGCCTGTCCGTGTCCTGGCAGGCCCACATCGGGGGCCTGGTGACCGGTCTGCTGGTGGGTCTGGGCATGGTCGGACCGGCCGCCGGCAGGACCCGCACGCTGATCCAGTGGGGGACCTGCGCTGCGGCGTTCCTGCTGGCAGCGGCGGTGGTCCTGATCCGTACGGCCGAACTCACCTGA
- a CDS encoding peptidylprolyl isomerase: MAEKLYATLKTNHGDIEIELLANFAPKTVKNFVELATGAREWTRPTDGQKTTDPLYDGTVFHRVISGFMIQGGDPLGNGTGGPGYQFADEFHPDLAFTKPYLVAMANAGPGTNGSQFFITVAPTAWLTRKHTIFGEVTDKASQKIVDDIAGLRTNPRTERPLDDVIIQSVVVEKR, translated from the coding sequence GTGGCCGAGAAGCTCTACGCCACCCTGAAGACGAACCACGGCGACATCGAGATCGAGCTCCTGGCCAACTTCGCTCCGAAGACGGTCAAGAACTTCGTGGAGCTGGCCACGGGCGCCCGCGAATGGACCCGTCCCACCGACGGCCAGAAGACCACCGATCCGCTGTACGACGGCACCGTCTTCCACCGCGTCATCAGCGGGTTCATGATTCAGGGCGGCGACCCGCTCGGCAACGGCACCGGCGGCCCCGGCTACCAGTTCGCCGACGAGTTCCACCCCGACCTGGCCTTCACCAAGCCGTACCTGGTGGCCATGGCCAACGCCGGCCCGGGCACCAACGGGTCCCAGTTCTTCATCACCGTCGCGCCCACCGCCTGGCTGACCCGCAAGCACACCATCTTCGGCGAGGTCACCGACAAGGCCAGCCAGAAGATCGTGGACGACATCGCGGGCCTGCGCACGAACCCGCGCACCGAGCGCCCCCTCGACGACGTGATCATCCAGTCCGTCGTCGTCGAGAAGCGCTGA
- a CDS encoding DUF5324 family protein, protein MTRKDSVHLAAESARETARHAAEAVAPYAAAARDAAAHYAAEANERLAPKVSYATAEAARQARTAYDEHLHPRMRAARTHVPPNVDRAATMAVHHTRRAARQAADYTQPRLESALAAAQPVAEEAASRSTAALAALRGQVSAKEVQKLVKRHERRCRAGRALKFTAVVGVLAAGAYLAWRWWDQQSNPDWLVEPPAATELSREREPASFDDELAAKERETSNGTPDE, encoded by the coding sequence GTGACCCGCAAGGACAGCGTGCACCTGGCCGCCGAAAGCGCCAGGGAAACGGCGAGGCACGCAGCGGAAGCGGTGGCGCCGTACGCAGCGGCCGCCAGGGACGCCGCTGCACACTACGCGGCCGAGGCGAACGAGCGGCTGGCACCCAAGGTGTCGTACGCGACCGCCGAGGCGGCCCGGCAGGCCCGTACGGCGTACGACGAGCATCTGCACCCGAGGATGAGGGCGGCCCGCACGCACGTGCCCCCGAACGTGGACCGGGCGGCGACGATGGCGGTGCACCACACGCGCCGGGCGGCGCGGCAGGCGGCCGACTACACGCAGCCGAGACTGGAGAGCGCGCTGGCCGCGGCCCAGCCGGTGGCCGAGGAGGCCGCGTCCCGGTCGACGGCGGCGCTGGCGGCGCTGCGCGGCCAGGTGTCGGCCAAGGAGGTCCAGAAGCTGGTGAAGCGCCACGAGCGGCGCTGCCGGGCCGGCCGGGCGCTCAAGTTCACGGCGGTGGTCGGCGTACTGGCCGCCGGGGCGTACCTGGCGTGGCGGTGGTGGGACCAGCAGTCGAACCCGGACTGGCTCGTCGAGCCGCCGGCCGCCACCGAGCTCTCGCGCGAGCGGGAGCCGGCCAGTTTCGACGACGAGCTGGCGGCGAAGGAGCGCGAGACCTCCAACGGCACGCCGGACGAGTGA
- a CDS encoding LysM peptidoglycan-binding domain-containing protein produces MGLFDFLKSDKKKHEAAEKAAATASADYAAKYADAVSATKAAAERMAAAAPPKPAPAPPKAAPVPPKPAAAAAGHPHHTPTPMSAAHKAVPAAPAGGPTQAAAKRTYTVRAGDSLSSIARLELGNEARWRELYAMNRGVIGSNPELIHPGQVLTLPH; encoded by the coding sequence ATGGGACTCTTCGACTTCCTCAAGTCCGACAAGAAGAAGCACGAGGCCGCCGAGAAGGCCGCGGCGACCGCGTCCGCCGACTACGCGGCGAAGTACGCGGACGCCGTGTCGGCCACCAAGGCCGCCGCCGAGCGCATGGCCGCCGCCGCCCCGCCGAAGCCCGCGCCGGCTCCGCCGAAGGCGGCCCCGGTACCGCCGAAGCCGGCCGCGGCCGCCGCCGGGCATCCGCACCACACGCCGACGCCCATGTCCGCCGCGCACAAGGCGGTCCCCGCGGCCCCGGCCGGTGGGCCGACGCAGGCCGCCGCGAAACGTACGTACACCGTGCGGGCGGGCGACTCGCTCTCCTCGATCGCCCGCCTGGAGCTGGGCAACGAGGCCCGCTGGCGCGAGCTCTACGCCATGAACCGGGGCGTCATCGGATCGAACCCCGAGCTGATCCACCCCGGCCAGGTCCTCACCCTGCCCCACTAG
- a CDS encoding GNAT family N-acetyltransferase: MPELVLPSPRLHASWLEARAEWGPEDHMDGAGLGSEDDVDSPEGFAAWTERLRGYGDRTRPLEQGRVHATYWWIAEGDTYLGAIDLRHYLNGFLLDAGGHIGYGIRPSARRRGLAGWALGAVLYEARLLGMDRVLLTCDPGNTGSVRTIERGGGVLEDVRETLVGPKRRYWIDL, translated from the coding sequence ATGCCCGAGCTCGTCCTCCCCTCCCCCCGTCTGCACGCCTCCTGGCTCGAAGCCCGCGCGGAATGGGGCCCCGAGGACCACATGGACGGCGCCGGGCTCGGCTCCGAAGACGACGTGGACAGCCCGGAGGGCTTCGCCGCCTGGACGGAGCGGCTGCGCGGGTACGGGGACCGGACCCGGCCCCTGGAGCAGGGCCGCGTGCACGCCACGTACTGGTGGATCGCCGAGGGCGACACCTATCTGGGCGCCATCGACCTGCGCCACTACCTGAACGGCTTCCTCCTCGACGCCGGCGGCCACATCGGCTACGGGATACGGCCCTCCGCCCGCCGGCGCGGGCTGGCCGGCTGGGCCCTCGGCGCGGTCCTGTACGAGGCCCGGCTCCTGGGGATGGACCGCGTACTCCTGACGTGCGACCCCGGCAACACGGGCTCCGTGCGCACGATCGAGCGGGGCGGCGGGGTCCTGGAGGACGTCCGCGAGACCCTCGTGGGCCCCAAGCGCCGGTACTGGATCGACCTCTGA
- a CDS encoding helix-turn-helix domain-containing protein, producing MDAVQQEATARARELQRSWYGEPLGALFRRLIDDLGLNQARLAAVLGLSAPMLSQLMSGQRAKIGNPAVVQRVQALQDLAGQVADGSVSAAEATDRMDEIKKTQGGSVLSNSGQTTTSSGAPTVKRVVREIQSLLRSVSAAGDIIDAADSLAPSHPELAEFLRVYGAGRTADAVAHYESHQN from the coding sequence GTGGACGCTGTTCAGCAAGAGGCCACGGCCAGAGCCAGAGAGCTTCAGCGCAGTTGGTACGGGGAGCCCCTGGGCGCTCTCTTCCGCCGGCTCATAGATGACCTCGGCTTGAACCAGGCCCGCCTCGCTGCCGTCCTCGGACTGTCGGCGCCCATGCTGTCCCAGCTGATGAGCGGCCAGCGGGCCAAGATCGGGAACCCGGCCGTGGTGCAGCGCGTCCAGGCCCTCCAGGATCTCGCGGGCCAGGTGGCGGACGGAAGCGTCAGCGCGGCCGAGGCCACCGACCGGATGGACGAGATCAAGAAGACCCAGGGAGGCTCCGTCCTCAGCAACAGCGGCCAGACGACCACCAGTTCCGGAGCGCCCACCGTCAAGCGCGTCGTCCGCGAGATCCAGTCGCTGCTGCGCTCGGTCTCCGCGGCCGGCGACATCATCGACGCGGCCGACTCCCTCGCCCCCAGCCATCCCGAACTGGCCGAGTTCCTCAGGGTGTACGGCGCGGGCCGCACCGCGGACGCGGTCGCCCACTACGAGTCGCACCAGAACTGA
- a CDS encoding serine/threonine-protein kinase yields the protein MGEIFAGRYELIDPIGSGGAGAVWRAWDHRRRRYVAAKVLRHGDAHTLLRFVREQALRIDHPHVLAPASWAADDDKVLFTMDLVAGGSLAHVIGDYGPLPPRFVCTLLDQLLSGLAAVHAEGVVHRDIKPANVLMEATGSGRPHLRLSDFGISMRKGEPRLTETDHVVGTPGYVAPEQLLGSEPDFPADLFAVGLVALYLLRGAKPDSRALVEHFLAHGTPAAPEGVPAPLWDVVANLLQPDPHSRFRTATGARKALAGAVELLPPPAPDEDPVEVFDQLGPLPAGFGPQGPQSTAAVTPGSPTAAGVPVQAAAVAAPVAPAGFGPPPAGVFGPSETGSFHLPPPVRPGATTAGSDSGSGAAPAADAPHPTPVRTGGIAPPPPKVAAGILTAALLCFAVGVWALTRL from the coding sequence ATGGGTGAGATCTTCGCCGGTCGGTACGAGCTGATCGATCCGATCGGGAGCGGTGGCGCGGGCGCCGTGTGGCGGGCCTGGGACCACCGGCGCCGCCGGTACGTCGCCGCCAAGGTCCTGCGGCACGGCGACGCCCACACCCTGCTCCGCTTCGTCCGGGAGCAGGCCCTGCGCATCGACCACCCGCACGTGCTGGCCCCGGCCAGCTGGGCGGCGGACGACGACAAGGTCCTGTTCACGATGGACCTCGTCGCCGGCGGTTCCCTCGCCCACGTCATCGGGGACTACGGCCCGCTGCCGCCCCGCTTCGTCTGCACGCTGCTCGACCAGCTCCTGTCCGGGCTGGCGGCGGTGCACGCGGAAGGCGTCGTCCACCGCGACATCAAGCCGGCCAACGTCCTGATGGAGGCCACCGGATCCGGACGGCCGCACCTGCGGCTGTCCGACTTCGGGATCTCGATGCGCAAGGGCGAGCCGCGCCTCACCGAGACCGACCACGTGGTGGGCACGCCCGGCTACGTCGCCCCGGAACAACTGCTCGGCTCCGAACCCGACTTCCCCGCCGACCTCTTCGCCGTCGGCCTGGTCGCCCTCTACCTCCTGCGGGGCGCCAAACCCGATTCCCGGGCGCTGGTGGAGCACTTCCTCGCCCATGGCACCCCCGCCGCCCCCGAGGGCGTGCCGGCGCCGCTGTGGGACGTCGTCGCGAACCTCCTCCAGCCGGACCCCCACAGCCGCTTCAGGACCGCCACAGGGGCCCGCAAGGCCCTTGCCGGGGCCGTGGAGCTGCTCCCGCCGCCCGCACCCGACGAGGACCCGGTGGAGGTGTTCGACCAACTGGGCCCGCTCCCGGCCGGTTTCGGGCCCCAGGGGCCGCAGAGCACGGCCGCGGTGACCCCCGGATCGCCCACGGCGGCGGGGGTGCCCGTTCAGGCGGCCGCGGTGGCCGCACCCGTCGCCCCGGCGGGGTTCGGGCCACCGCCGGCCGGGGTGTTCGGGCCCTCGGAGACGGGCAGCTTCCACCTCCCGCCGCCGGTACGCCCCGGCGCGACCACGGCCGGCTCCGACTCCGGCTCCGGCGCCGCTCCCGCCGCCGACGCCCCGCACCCGACGCCCGTACGGACCGGGGGGATCGCCCCGCCCCCGCCGAAGGTCGCCGCCGGGATCCTCACCGCAGCCCTGCTGTGCTTCGCGGTGGGCGTCTGGGCCCTGACCCGGCTCTGA
- a CDS encoding DLW-39 family protein: MKKLLLVALAAIGGLLVYRQIQADRAEQDLWTEATDSVPSGSGV; this comes from the coding sequence GTGAAGAAGCTGCTCCTGGTCGCACTGGCCGCCATCGGCGGGCTCCTCGTGTACCGCCAGATCCAGGCGGACCGCGCCGAGCAGGACCTGTGGACGGAGGCAACTGACTCCGTGCCCTCTGGTTCCGGTGTGTGA